ATACGGTTGCCCCATGCAATGGTGGCCGTCAAAAATGCGCTGATTTCGATATCTTCCTTTTTGGTGTACCGATGCGGGATTTGAATGGGGTCCGATTCCAGAAACTTTGGATGCTCGTACTGTTCCGCCTTGGCATCTAAAAAGGTTTTAAGCTCGTACTTTTTCAATTTGCAGATGGATTTAGAAGTGCAACCAATACAAAGGGTCCAAGCAAAATTAAATTGAACAGGGCATGAAAAAGCATTGCATGGCCCAAACCCATCCTAACCCTTATGTAGCTTAAAAAAATACCGGTAATCAGTTGGGGCAAAAATAGGAGTGGGGCAAACCATAGTGCATTTTGATACCCCTCAAAATTAAAAAGATGGATGAGTCCAAATAGAAAAATGGAGGTATAAAGGGCCGAGGCAAAATAAGTCGATTTTTTAAATAAGATCAGGGGACCCCTAAAAAGGGATTCTTCCAAAACAGGGGCCAACACTGCGGCCATGGCCAAAATTACCAAAGGATGATAGTGCCCAAACAATCGCTCCATTCCATGTGTGCCGACATCTACGCCCAAGGCTTCCCTTATTATTTCTATTATGAACCCTACCCCTATGGCAATGGCAATGTTCCAACCCAAAAGGTTTAAAAAGACCCGTCTTTGTAAAGTGCGGGGATAGGTATACGTTTGATATTTGGGCCTAAGAAAAAATGCCCAAACCTTTTTCAGTAGGTTCATACAACCATTTTTCCATCTACCATTGTCAATTTTCTGTCCGCCATATTGGCCAAGTCCTGATTGTGGGTCACAATAACAAAGGTTTGTCCAAATTCTTCCCTAAGCTTAAAGAAAAGGTGGTGCAGGTTGTCGGCACTTTCGGAGTCCAAATTTCCACTGGGTTCATCCGCCAAAACTACGGAAGGCCCATTGATCAAAGACCGTGCTACGGCAACACGTTGTTGTTCGCCACCGGATAATGCACTGGGTTTATGGTCATGCCGTTTTTCCAATCCCAAAAATCCCAATAGTTCCTTTGCTTTTTTCTCGGATTCCTGTCTGTTCGTTTTTTTGATGAAGGCCGGGATACAGACATTTTCCAGTGCGGTGAATTCGGGAAGTAGTTGGTGGAACTGAAAGATAAAACCGATGTGTTCGTTCCTAAATTTGGCCAAATCCTTGGCATTGAGATTATTAACGTCAATGCCATTGATTTGGATGGAGCTGTCCCCTGGATTGGAGGCCATGTCCAAGGTGCCCAAAATCTGAAGTAGGGTGGTTTTACCTGCTCCCGAAGCTCCGACAATGGAAACAATTTCACTTTTTTCTATCGTTAGGTCCACACCTTTTAAGACCTCCAAGTTTCCGTAGGATTTATGAATGTTTTTTGCGTATATCATGCCGGAATTCATCGGTGTGAAAGTAAGGAATCCCCATGTAGCGAACAACAAAAGATACTATAAGGTTATTGCTATTTTTGCGACTATTAAGCAAAAGTTAAATGTACGGTCAATATTGCATATTTCAATAAATTGTTCAACTTTTACTATAAATGGATAAACAAAATAACGCAAACCTTGAAACAGCCATTCTGGCCAACGGCTGTTTTTGGTGCACAGAGGCTGTATTTCAAAGGCTTAAAGGAGTAAGGTCAGTAGTATCAGGTTATACAGGGGGAAACATCAAAAATCCCGCGTATCGCGAAATCTGTACCGGAAGAACAGGACATGCGGAGGCCATCAAAATTACTTTTGACCCTAAGGAAATTTCCTTTCAGGAATTATTGGAAGTTTTTTTCGCTACGCATGATCCTACAACACTTAACCGCCAGGGAAGTGATGTGGGTACCCAGTACAGAAGTGAAATTTTCTATACCACGGAAGGGCAAAAACGTTTGGCGGAACAGTATATCCAATTTTTGGAAGGGGAAAAAGTCTTTTCGGACCGTATTGTTACCGCTATCTCCGAAGAGAAACCGTTTTATGTTGCCGAAGAAGAGCATCACAATTATTATAATGAACATGGTCTTCAACCCTATTGCCAATTCATCATCAATCCAAAAATCAAAAAGCTGCAAAAACACTTTGCAGACAAACTAAACACCGTCAAAAACTAACATGGCACCCTATAAAAACCTGGAGGAGTATAACATAGAATTGACCAATGAGGTCAAAGACCGCTACTTAAAGATAATTGATGAGATAGGGGAGGACGTGTCCCGGGAAGGACTTTTAAAAACCCCCGAACGTGCTGCAAAGGCCATGCTTTTCCTAACCCAGGGCTACAAGCAGGATGCCGAGGAAATCTTAAGAAGTGCCATGTTCAAGGAAGAATATGACGATATGGTCATCATAAAGGACATTGAACTGTATTCGCTCTGTGAACACCATATGCTTCCCTTTTTTGGGAAGGCGCATATTGCCTATATCCCCAATGGACATATTGTGGGATTGAGCAAAATTCCAAGGATTGTCGATGTGTTTGCAAGACGATTGCAGGTTCAGGAACGATTGACCCACGATATTTTGGAATGTATCAACAATACCTTAAAACCAAAAGGGGTCGCCGTGGTTATTGAAGCATCCCATATGTGTATGATGATGCGGGGAGTACAAAAACAGAACTCGGTTACCACAACTTCTGGATTCAGGGGACAGTTTGAAAAAATTGAAACACGGAACGAGTTTTTAAAATTGATCAGTTCCGATTTATCGTAAGCAGCAACGCTGTTACTTTTTTTGCTTATTTTTCGGACATGTCTAATACCTCGGATAAGCGTACCCGCAATTTAGTTTTAGGATTACTGTTTGATGGCATCGGGATGTCCTCATTGCTCATACCTGGTTTGGGTGACATTTTGGATGTAATCTGGGCACCGCTTGCGGGGTGGTTAATGACCCGAATGTACAAAGGGAATGTAGGGAAAGCTGCTGGAGTAATCACTTTTATTGAGGAGATCGTGCCTGGGCTCGATGTCATCCCCACCTTTACCATCATGTGGATCTATACCTATTTTTTGTCCGGAAAAAACAAAAAGAACATCGTCTAGGACCTGCCTGCACCAGACCCAAAAAGTGGCTTTTTCGCCTATCCCAATTGTGCCAGACTTCTTCAAATGGTACTGTCTCCGCTTTAAGATATTGGTTGGGTTGCACTAAAGATAATTCGTGTTAAGGGAAACTTCATAGTTGGATTGAATTTCCGGAACGCCCCAATGATTTAAAACGATGCCAAACCATACTTTCTTTACACTGGAATAACAATTTCTGAAGTAATGCTTTTTACTTTTGCAATCGTAAAATGAACCAACGTTTAGTGATATTTAACTCCATGAAAAACAAACTTTTTTTTATAGCATTTATAGGGATGCTGAACATAGCTGGCCTTTTGGCCCAAGACGTACTTCAATCCGGACCAATGGTGGGGTATTCAACCATGCGTGAAGTACTTCTTTGGGCCCAGACAAAAACCGATGCGGAAGTACATTTTGAGTATTTCGACAATGAAAATCCCAAAGAACGCTTCAAAACCAAAAAACAGCGTACACGATCCCATACGGGTTTTGTTGCCAAACTTATTGCTGACCAAGTCCTTCCCGGGAAAACCTATACCTATGAGCTGTATATTGATGGAAGAAAGATTGATCGCAACTATCCATTGGAGTTTCAGACACAAGAGCTTTGGCAATGGCGAACCGACCCCCCGGAAGTGCGTTTTGCCTTGGGCAGTTGTAATTATGTCAATGAAGAACGTTTTGACCGCCCTGGAAAGCCCTATGGCAGTGATTTTGAAATTTTTGAGGCCATCCATCAAAAAAAACCGGATTTTATGCTTTGGATGGGGGATAATACCTACCTAAGGGAAGCTGATTGGAACTCAAGAACCGGTTTTTTGCATCGTTATACGCATACACGTTCATTACCTGAACTCCAGCCGTTGTTGGCCTCTACCCACCATTATGCCATTTGGGACGATCATGACTATGGTCCCAATGATTCCGATGGAAGTTTTTGGTTAAAGACCACGGCTTCCGAGATATTCAGGCTTTTTTGGGGCAATCCCAATTATGATGTAATCGGACAGGGAGGTATTACAGGTACCTTTCAATGGGCCGATCTGGATTTCTTCTTGTTGGACAATCGCTATTTCAGGACCTCAAATGCAAATTTTGCCACGGAACGGGAAATGTTGGGGAAAACACAAATAGATTGGCTTATTAATGCCTTGGCATCAAGTAGGGCGACTTTTAAATTCGTTGTTGTTGGCGGACAGGTGATAAGTACGGAAGCCATGCATGAAAACTATGCCACCTTCCCGGAGGAACGGGGGTATTTACTCCAAAAAATCCGTGAGGCAAAAATTGAAGGCGTTGTCTTTTTGGATGGGGATCGACACCATACGGGACTCAGCCGTATGAAGGAAAGCGATAGGGTATATCCGTTATACGATCTCACCTGTTCTTCCTTGACTGCGGGCGCTTATCCCAATAAAGAGGAATTGAACCAATATCGCCTGGAAGAAACCTTATTTGGGGAACATAATTTCGGCATTTTAAAGGTTTCCGGACCACGGACGGAACGTGTCCTCAACATGACCATTTTTGATAAGGAAGGAAAAGAGGTTTGGACGAAAGATATCCATGCCAAGGACTTGAGGTATCCGAAAGTCAAGTAGAGACTGATTGGGTATTCTGCCCATTCCTTTTTATACCTTGTGAAAGGCGGGGAATATATGGCTGCTAAAAGCGGTATGTTTAAAACGATGTTTTGTGTATTAAACTAGAAATCATGTCAAGAATCAGTATTGTACTTACTCTATTACTTTCGGTTCAAATGGGTACTTCCCAGAAAACACTGCAACAAGTACTTGGAGATGATACGCGTCCTGCAAGGGAAAACCTCCGTATTCAGGTGAAAGATAGTTTGGGCAATAGGGGTTATTTACCCGTTTCCGTCGTAAAAGGTAAGGGGGAGGGGCCAACTTTTACCATAGTTGCGGGTGTTCATGGATTTGAGTACCCGCCCATAGTTGCCACGCAACAACTAATGCAGGAAATAAAAATGGATTCATTGTTGGGTACAATTATCTTTATTCCTATAGCAAATAGAAGTTCTTTCTACTCAAGAACGCCATTTATCAACCCACAGGATAAGGTCAATTTGAACAACGCCTTTCCCGGTGACCCAAGGGGAACGATTACACAACGTTTGGCCCATATCATCACCGAAAACATCATTCCGGTAAGTGATGTATTTTTGGACATCCATGGTGGTGACGCTCCAGAAGATCTTTTGCCCTTTATCTGTTATTACAATAATAAGAAGCGACCGAAACAGACCCAACAGGCCAAAGCGCTTTCTGAAGCAAGCGGATTTGATTATATCGTTTCATATCCCTACACCCTTTCAGATGGGGAACCGGCAAAATATACATTCAAACAAGCCGTTCAGGACGGCAAGACGGCTTTGAGTATTGAATGCGGAAAATTGGGGAATGTGCAAAAAGAAGCGGTGGCATTAATAAAGAAGGGCGTTTATAATATGTTGGCCGAAATGAAAATGTATGGTGGGGGTAAAAGGCCGATTCACCACCCTACAAGGTTAAACAGTCAGGTTTATATAAGGTCAAAAGAGGCCGGTATTTTCTACAGTTTTGTTAAGGCTGGTGATTCCGTAAGCAAAGGCGATATTGTTGGCCGTACTACGGATGAATTCGGTAGGGAACTTGCCCAATACAAAGCACCTGTTTCCGGAATCATATTATATAATCTGGCGACGCCGGCCATTACTAAGGGCAATACGGTTATGTGCATTAGTCGATTTTTGGAGGAGAACAGGTAACTAAAGGTTCTTAAAATTGTTCTTAAGAAGTCCGTAGAATTCGTTCCGTGAATTCTCATTGGTAAACTTTCCGCCGTACTCCACGGTGGTTGTAAAACTGTCCTTGTCCTTAATTCCCCTGGATGATACACAAAGGTGTTTGGCGTGTACCATAACGATGACATCATCGGTTTCCAAGGTTTCCTGCAAATCGTTTAGGATTTGTAAACAAAGACGCTCCTGGACTTGGGGTCTGTGGGCATAATAATCGACCAATCGGTTAATTTTTGACAATCCTACTACCTTATTTTTGGGAATATATCCAATATGGGCATGACCAATAATAGGTAAAAAATGATGTTCGCAGGAGGAGTCAATGGTAATATCCTGTTCTACCAACATTTTTTGATAGCCGTATGTGTTTTCAAAAGTTGACAATTGGGGAAGGTTATCGGGATTTAGTCCATAAAATAGTTCCTGGACATACATTTTTGCAAAACGGTAGGGTGTTCCCGAAAGACTGTCATCAGTGAGGTCCATCCCCAAAGTTTCCATTATTTTTTGAAAGTGATGTTGTATGCGCTCAATCTTTTCCTTATCGCTGAGCAAAAAAGCATCTTCCCGTATTGGGGTTTCCAGGGAAGTGGCAAAATGTTCATTCCCAAGGGTCTCTATTCTTTCAATATCCATGATGATCAATTAAGGTTTAGGCATTCAGCTTTTCGTCGGTACAGCACTGTTCGTGACCACAGTTGCAGTACTTCCTATTGTACAGATGGAAGACGACAAGGGCGATGGATGGAAAATATATGGCCTGTTCCGCTAAAGGAAATAGGTGGATTTTCTCATTTATAACAATAATCGCCAAAAGTCCCCAACTCCCCCAAAGTAGGTTGCGCATCCATTTTTTGGAAGTAGTTTTGGCAGACCACCAAATGGCAAAAAAGGAAATGGCCAAAAAGACCAAATCTAGTATGCCCCACCATTGGGGATGCAATTCTCCGGCCCCTGCTATTCCTGCTTGGGCCACAAACAAAAAGGGAGTGGCCACACAATGTATCAAACAAAGAGCACTGGCCAGAGCGCCAACGATATCGGATTTTGATGTCAATTGAAGGGTATTCATATGGTTTTTATGACTTACAAAATGAAATGCAAAAATAACTTAAAATCGCAAACGCAACTCAGTCGCATTTAAAATTCTTCTTAAGTTTGTAGGATGACACAAATGGTCAAAACGGAAGGACTTCAGTTTAAGTACCCGGGGGGACAGGCTTTTGAGTTTCCCAATATTATTTTGAATAGCCAGGAACATCTATTGGTGCTGGGGCCTTCTGGGGTTGGGAAGACCACTTTACTCCATTTGCTTTCGGGAATATTACCGGCCTCCAGTGGTTCCATTGTGATTAATGAAACTGAAATTACTGCTTTGGACCGAAAGGGTCTGGATTTATTTCGTGGCGCATATGTTGGACTCATTTTTCAGCAATACCATTTCATAAAATCCTTGAACGTTGATGAAAACCTTAGGTTACGGCAAAACTTTCCCAAAAAAACCATGGATAAGGAGCGAAGGTTGGCCATTGCTGAACGATTGGGACTGACCCCGTACCTCAAGAAAAAGGTAATGCAATTGAGTCAAGGACAGCAACAACGGCTGTCCATAGCGTTGGGGTTGATCCATCGCCCTCAGGTAGTCTTTGCCGACGAACCCACATCCAATTTGGACGATTTTAACTGCAATCAGGTTATAAAGTTGTTGAAGG
The sequence above is a segment of the Muricauda sp. SCSIO 64092 genome. Coding sequences within it:
- a CDS encoding MerC domain-containing protein — its product is MNTLQLTSKSDIVGALASALCLIHCVATPFLFVAQAGIAGAGELHPQWWGILDLVFLAISFFAIWWSAKTTSKKWMRNLLWGSWGLLAIIVINEKIHLFPLAEQAIYFPSIALVVFHLYNRKYCNCGHEQCCTDEKLNA
- the folE gene encoding GTP cyclohydrolase I FolE, translated to MDIERIETLGNEHFATSLETPIREDAFLLSDKEKIERIQHHFQKIMETLGMDLTDDSLSGTPYRFAKMYVQELFYGLNPDNLPQLSTFENTYGYQKMLVEQDITIDSSCEHHFLPIIGHAHIGYIPKNKVVGLSKINRLVDYYAHRPQVQERLCLQILNDLQETLETDDVIVMVHAKHLCVSSRGIKDKDSFTTTVEYGGKFTNENSRNEFYGLLKNNFKNL
- a CDS encoding CPBP family intramembrane glutamic endopeptidase produces the protein MNLLKKVWAFFLRPKYQTYTYPRTLQRRVFLNLLGWNIAIAIGVGFIIEIIREALGVDVGTHGMERLFGHYHPLVILAMAAVLAPVLEESLFRGPLILFKKSTYFASALYTSIFLFGLIHLFNFEGYQNALWFAPLLFLPQLITGIFLSYIRVRMGLGHAMLFHALFNLILLGPFVLVALLNPSAN
- the msrA gene encoding peptide-methionine (S)-S-oxide reductase MsrA, encoding MDKQNNANLETAILANGCFWCTEAVFQRLKGVRSVVSGYTGGNIKNPAYREICTGRTGHAEAIKITFDPKEISFQELLEVFFATHDPTTLNRQGSDVGTQYRSEIFYTTEGQKRLAEQYIQFLEGEKVFSDRIVTAISEEKPFYVAEEEHHNYYNEHGLQPYCQFIINPKIKKLQKHFADKLNTVKN
- a CDS encoding ABC transporter ATP-binding protein — translated: MTQMVKTEGLQFKYPGGQAFEFPNIILNSQEHLLVLGPSGVGKTTLLHLLSGILPASSGSIVINETEITALDRKGLDLFRGAYVGLIFQQYHFIKSLNVDENLRLRQNFPKKTMDKERRLAIAERLGLTPYLKKKVMQLSQGQQQRLSIALGLIHRPQVVFADEPTSNLDDFNCNQVIKLLKDEAALCGSSLVIITHDQRVTQHFSNQIVL
- a CDS encoding alkaline phosphatase D family protein, with amino-acid sequence MKNKLFFIAFIGMLNIAGLLAQDVLQSGPMVGYSTMREVLLWAQTKTDAEVHFEYFDNENPKERFKTKKQRTRSHTGFVAKLIADQVLPGKTYTYELYIDGRKIDRNYPLEFQTQELWQWRTDPPEVRFALGSCNYVNEERFDRPGKPYGSDFEIFEAIHQKKPDFMLWMGDNTYLREADWNSRTGFLHRYTHTRSLPELQPLLASTHHYAIWDDHDYGPNDSDGSFWLKTTASEIFRLFWGNPNYDVIGQGGITGTFQWADLDFFLLDNRYFRTSNANFATEREMLGKTQIDWLINALASSRATFKFVVVGGQVISTEAMHENYATFPEERGYLLQKIREAKIEGVVFLDGDRHHTGLSRMKESDRVYPLYDLTCSSLTAGAYPNKEELNQYRLEETLFGEHNFGILKVSGPRTERVLNMTIFDKEGKEVWTKDIHAKDLRYPKVK
- a CDS encoding succinylglutamate desuccinylase/aspartoacylase family protein, whose amino-acid sequence is MSRISIVLTLLLSVQMGTSQKTLQQVLGDDTRPARENLRIQVKDSLGNRGYLPVSVVKGKGEGPTFTIVAGVHGFEYPPIVATQQLMQEIKMDSLLGTIIFIPIANRSSFYSRTPFINPQDKVNLNNAFPGDPRGTITQRLAHIITENIIPVSDVFLDIHGGDAPEDLLPFICYYNNKKRPKQTQQAKALSEASGFDYIVSYPYTLSDGEPAKYTFKQAVQDGKTALSIECGKLGNVQKEAVALIKKGVYNMLAEMKMYGGGKRPIHHPTRLNSQVYIRSKEAGIFYSFVKAGDSVSKGDIVGRTTDEFGRELAQYKAPVSGIILYNLATPAITKGNTVMCISRFLEENR
- a CDS encoding ABC transporter ATP-binding protein; its protein translation is MIYAKNIHKSYGNLEVLKGVDLTIEKSEIVSIVGASGAGKTTLLQILGTLDMASNPGDSSIQINGIDVNNLNAKDLAKFRNEHIGFIFQFHQLLPEFTALENVCIPAFIKKTNRQESEKKAKELLGFLGLEKRHDHKPSALSGGEQQRVAVARSLINGPSVVLADEPSGNLDSESADNLHHLFFKLREEFGQTFVIVTHNQDLANMADRKLTMVDGKMVV
- the folE gene encoding GTP cyclohydrolase I FolE; its protein translation is MAPYKNLEEYNIELTNEVKDRYLKIIDEIGEDVSREGLLKTPERAAKAMLFLTQGYKQDAEEILRSAMFKEEYDDMVIIKDIELYSLCEHHMLPFFGKAHIAYIPNGHIVGLSKIPRIVDVFARRLQVQERLTHDILECINNTLKPKGVAVVIEASHMCMMMRGVQKQNSVTTTSGFRGQFEKIETRNEFLKLISSDLS